In the Flagellimonas sp. HMM57 genome, one interval contains:
- a CDS encoding DUF4230 domain-containing protein, which produces MKKVLFGALIALASVLIYKSCTDDREEKAILRENSLLIQEELKNVSKLIVTEGHFAEVYNYKDSKALFGSLISADKRALVVVNAEVAIAYDLSQVDYEIEETEKTIYIKSIPEPEIKINPDFEYYDVSADYLNPFSANDYNKIKNTVKSSLLKKIETSSLKSNAENRLVSELSKLYVLTNSLGWKLVYNQKQIDSSTQLEAMGKTMVD; this is translated from the coding sequence ATGAAAAAAGTACTGTTTGGGGCATTGATCGCACTGGCATCGGTATTGATCTATAAATCCTGTACTGACGATAGGGAGGAAAAGGCAATATTAAGAGAAAATTCGTTGCTCATTCAAGAGGAATTGAAAAATGTTTCCAAGCTTATCGTTACCGAGGGTCATTTTGCCGAGGTCTATAATTATAAAGATTCTAAAGCACTGTTCGGTTCACTCATTTCGGCCGATAAAAGAGCTTTGGTCGTAGTGAATGCTGAGGTTGCTATTGCATATGACCTTTCCCAAGTTGATTATGAAATAGAAGAGACAGAAAAGACGATTTACATTAAGTCCATTCCGGAACCTGAGATAAAAATAAATCCTGATTTTGAATACTACGATGTATCTGCAGATTACCTGAACCCTTTTAGTGCGAATGATTACAACAAAATTAAAAATACGGTCAAATCTTCATTGCTAAAAAAGATTGAAACCTCTTCGTTAAAATCTAATGCCGAAAACAGGCTGGTCAGCGAACTTTCAAAACTCTATGTGCTTACAAATTCCTTGGGCTGGAAGTTGGTATACAATCAAAAACAAATTGATTCTTCAACTCAATTAGAGGCTATGGGAAAAACTATGGTCGACTAA